The proteins below come from a single Danaus plexippus chromosome 9 unlocalized genomic scaffold, MEX_DaPlex mxdp_24, whole genome shotgun sequence genomic window:
- the LOC116767359 gene encoding glycine receptor subunit alpha-4-like isoform X4 produces the protein MCKILYMDQYAYQLPTNYSRNIPPGKNTTVYIGVNVNRVSGVDENREEITLDVFLQASWEEARLKVPPGMPFIDLPWEFRQLIWTPDLYIWQLQTMKILSVLQEMASLRLYANRTVSVSIGATITIKCEMNFVLYPLDVQNCAIDFSSYKYTKEDVRFEWREVAPWFGLAGEQRREFRLPKYVVTFVTDKSNHIRNFGEGEHSAARLQIKLSRELRGYLLESYLPSSLFVIISWGSFCVIPEIVPGRMVLLVTTLLSLITMFDTVSTNSPDALELKCIEVWLISCTIFVFLALLEYFVVLFGIRYDKSWSRRRQDLRRAASAAQLAPPLHINHSQNLQRLGTPVTGTPQGGVFSPQLSVEDEGLKQQFSHQTIQRDSPILETMTAGDSSGSFLVRLAAMVDRGVMFCGAQHGALDKFALMIFPICFILFTIIYWTTYISEAYRAMHE, from the exons ATGTGCAAG ATCCTGTATATGGACCAATATGCATACCAGCTTCCAACAAACTACAGTAGAAACATTCCACCTG GTAAAAATACGACAGTTTATATTGGAGTGAACGTCAATAGAGTTTCTGGAGTGGATGAAAATCGAGAG GAGATCACACTTGACGTTTTCCTGCAAGCATCATGGGAGGAGGCTAGATTAAAAGTTCCCCCCGGTATGCCTTTCATCGATCTACCCTGGGAATTCCGACAACTAATATGGACTCCGGATCTTTATATATGGCAGCTACAAACTATGAAAATTCTCTCAGTGCTCCAAGAAATGGCATCATTGAGACTATATGCTAATCGCACTGTCTCAGTCAGTATTGG tgctacaattacaataaaatgtgaaatGAACTTTGTTTTGTATCCATTGGACGTGCAAAACTGCGCGATAGACTTTAGCAgct ATAAGTACACAAAAGAAGATGTGCGGTTCGAATGGCGTGAAGTGGCGCCGTGGTTCGGGCTGGCCGGCGAACAACGCCGAGAGTTTCGTCTGCCAAAATACGTGGTCACATTTGTTACCGACAAAAGTAATCATATTCGCAATTTTGGTGAag GTGAACATTCAGCGGCGCGATTGcaaataaaactttcgcgTGAACTGAGAGGGTATCTTCTAGAGAGCTACCTACCATCGTCCTTATTTGTCATCATCTCCTGGGGAAGCTTCTGCGTTATCCCGGAAATTGTTCCGGGTCGTATGGTGCTGCTTGTCACGACATTACTGTCACTTATTACTATGTTTGACACTGTCAG CACTAACTCACCGGACGCGTTAGAGCTAAAGTGTATCGAGGTTTGGCTGATCTCATGCACTATATTCGTATTCCTGGCACTGCTGGAGTACTTCGTGGTGTTATTCGGCATCCGATATGACAAAAGTTGGAGCCGACGACGGCAAGACCTACGACGGGCCGCCTCTGCCGCGCAGCTGGCGCCGCCTCTGCATATTAACCATTCTCAA AATTTGCAGAGATTAGGCACACCCGTCACAGGCACGCCTCAAGGTGGAGTATTTTCACCGCAACTTAGTGTAGAAGATGAAGGATTAAAGCAACAGTTCTCTCACCAGACCATACAACGG GACTCGCCAATACTGGAGACAATGACAGCTGGTGATTCTTCGGGCAGTTTCTTGGTGAGACTTGCTGCCATGGTCGACCGCGGCGTCATGTTCTGTGGCGCCCAACACGGGGCACTTGACAAATTCGCCCTAATGATTTTTCCTATATGCTTTATActctttacaattatttattggaCGACATATATCAGTGAAGCATATCGGGCTATGCACGAGTGA
- the LOC116767359 gene encoding gamma-aminobutyric acid receptor subunit delta-like isoform X3 translates to MWTQLMPLLALVALADGVSFAPNKELLECASQILYMDQYAYQLPTNYSRNIPPGKNTTVYIGVNVNRVSGVDENREEITLDVFLQASWEEARLKVPPGMPFIDLPWEFRQLIWTPDLYIWQLQTMKILSVLQEMASLRLYANRTVSVSIGATITIKCEMNFVLYPLDVQNCAIDFSSYKYTKEDVRFEWREVAPWFGLAGEQRREFRLPKYVVTFVTDKSEHSAARLQIKLSRELRGYLLESYLPSSLFVIISWGSFCVIPEIVPGRMVLLVTTLLSLITMFDTVSTNSPDALELKCIEVWLISCTIFVFLALLEYFVVLFGIRYDKSWSRRRQDLRRAASAAQLAPPLHINHSQNLQRLGTPVTGTPQGGVFSPQLSVEDEGLKQQFSHQTIQRDSPILETMTAGDSSGSFLVRLAAMVDRGVMFCGAQHGALDKFALMIFPICFILFTIIYWTTYISEAYRAMHE, encoded by the exons ATGTGGACGCAGCTGATGCCATTGCTGGCGCTCGTCGCGCTGGCGGATGGCGTTTCCTTCGCGCCTAACAAAGAACTGCTTGAATGTGCAAG CCAGATCCTGTATATGGACCAATATGCATACCAGCTTCCAACAAACTACAGTAGAAACATTCCACCTG GTAAAAATACGACAGTTTATATTGGAGTGAACGTCAATAGAGTTTCTGGAGTGGATGAAAATCGAGAG GAGATCACACTTGACGTTTTCCTGCAAGCATCATGGGAGGAGGCTAGATTAAAAGTTCCCCCCGGTATGCCTTTCATCGATCTACCCTGGGAATTCCGACAACTAATATGGACTCCGGATCTTTATATATGGCAGCTACAAACTATGAAAATTCTCTCAGTGCTCCAAGAAATGGCATCATTGAGACTATATGCTAATCGCACTGTCTCAGTCAGTATTGG tgctacaattacaataaaatgtgaaatGAACTTTGTTTTGTATCCATTGGACGTGCAAAACTGCGCGATAGACTTTAGCAgct ATAAGTACACAAAAGAAGATGTGCGGTTCGAATGGCGTGAAGTGGCGCCGTGGTTCGGGCTGGCCGGCGAACAACGCCGAGAGTTTCGTCTGCCAAAATACGTGGTCACATTTGTTACCGACAAAA GTGAACATTCAGCGGCGCGATTGcaaataaaactttcgcgTGAACTGAGAGGGTATCTTCTAGAGAGCTACCTACCATCGTCCTTATTTGTCATCATCTCCTGGGGAAGCTTCTGCGTTATCCCGGAAATTGTTCCGGGTCGTATGGTGCTGCTTGTCACGACATTACTGTCACTTATTACTATGTTTGACACTGTCAG CACTAACTCACCGGACGCGTTAGAGCTAAAGTGTATCGAGGTTTGGCTGATCTCATGCACTATATTCGTATTCCTGGCACTGCTGGAGTACTTCGTGGTGTTATTCGGCATCCGATATGACAAAAGTTGGAGCCGACGACGGCAAGACCTACGACGGGCCGCCTCTGCCGCGCAGCTGGCGCCGCCTCTGCATATTAACCATTCTCAA AATTTGCAGAGATTAGGCACACCCGTCACAGGCACGCCTCAAGGTGGAGTATTTTCACCGCAACTTAGTGTAGAAGATGAAGGATTAAAGCAACAGTTCTCTCACCAGACCATACAACGG GACTCGCCAATACTGGAGACAATGACAGCTGGTGATTCTTCGGGCAGTTTCTTGGTGAGACTTGCTGCCATGGTCGACCGCGGCGTCATGTTCTGTGGCGCCCAACACGGGGCACTTGACAAATTCGCCCTAATGATTTTTCCTATATGCTTTATActctttacaattatttattggaCGACATATATCAGTGAAGCATATCGGGCTATGCACGAGTGA
- the LOC116767359 gene encoding gamma-aminobutyric acid receptor subunit delta-like isoform X2 codes for MWTQLMPLLALVALADGVSFAPNKELLECASQILYMDQYAYQLPTNYSRNIPPGKNTTVYIGVNVNRVSGVDENREITLDVFLQASWEEARLKVPPGMPFIDLPWEFRQLIWTPDLYIWQLQTMKILSVLQEMASLRLYANRTVSVSIGATITIKCEMNFVLYPLDVQNCAIDFSSYKYTKEDVRFEWREVAPWFGLAGEQRREFRLPKYVVTFVTDKSNHIRNFGEGEHSAARLQIKLSRELRGYLLESYLPSSLFVIISWGSFCVIPEIVPGRMVLLVTTLLSLITMFDTVSTNSPDALELKCIEVWLISCTIFVFLALLEYFVVLFGIRYDKSWSRRRQDLRRAASAAQLAPPLHINHSQNLQRLGTPVTGTPQGGVFSPQLSVEDEGLKQQFSHQTIQRDSPILETMTAGDSSGSFLVRLAAMVDRGVMFCGAQHGALDKFALMIFPICFILFTIIYWTTYISEAYRAMHE; via the exons ATGTGGACGCAGCTGATGCCATTGCTGGCGCTCGTCGCGCTGGCGGATGGCGTTTCCTTCGCGCCTAACAAAGAACTGCTTGAATGTGCAAG CCAGATCCTGTATATGGACCAATATGCATACCAGCTTCCAACAAACTACAGTAGAAACATTCCACCTG GTAAAAATACGACAGTTTATATTGGAGTGAACGTCAATAGAGTTTCTGGAGTGGATGAAAATCGAGAG ATCACACTTGACGTTTTCCTGCAAGCATCATGGGAGGAGGCTAGATTAAAAGTTCCCCCCGGTATGCCTTTCATCGATCTACCCTGGGAATTCCGACAACTAATATGGACTCCGGATCTTTATATATGGCAGCTACAAACTATGAAAATTCTCTCAGTGCTCCAAGAAATGGCATCATTGAGACTATATGCTAATCGCACTGTCTCAGTCAGTATTGG tgctacaattacaataaaatgtgaaatGAACTTTGTTTTGTATCCATTGGACGTGCAAAACTGCGCGATAGACTTTAGCAgct ATAAGTACACAAAAGAAGATGTGCGGTTCGAATGGCGTGAAGTGGCGCCGTGGTTCGGGCTGGCCGGCGAACAACGCCGAGAGTTTCGTCTGCCAAAATACGTGGTCACATTTGTTACCGACAAAAGTAATCATATTCGCAATTTTGGTGAag GTGAACATTCAGCGGCGCGATTGcaaataaaactttcgcgTGAACTGAGAGGGTATCTTCTAGAGAGCTACCTACCATCGTCCTTATTTGTCATCATCTCCTGGGGAAGCTTCTGCGTTATCCCGGAAATTGTTCCGGGTCGTATGGTGCTGCTTGTCACGACATTACTGTCACTTATTACTATGTTTGACACTGTCAG CACTAACTCACCGGACGCGTTAGAGCTAAAGTGTATCGAGGTTTGGCTGATCTCATGCACTATATTCGTATTCCTGGCACTGCTGGAGTACTTCGTGGTGTTATTCGGCATCCGATATGACAAAAGTTGGAGCCGACGACGGCAAGACCTACGACGGGCCGCCTCTGCCGCGCAGCTGGCGCCGCCTCTGCATATTAACCATTCTCAA AATTTGCAGAGATTAGGCACACCCGTCACAGGCACGCCTCAAGGTGGAGTATTTTCACCGCAACTTAGTGTAGAAGATGAAGGATTAAAGCAACAGTTCTCTCACCAGACCATACAACGG GACTCGCCAATACTGGAGACAATGACAGCTGGTGATTCTTCGGGCAGTTTCTTGGTGAGACTTGCTGCCATGGTCGACCGCGGCGTCATGTTCTGTGGCGCCCAACACGGGGCACTTGACAAATTCGCCCTAATGATTTTTCCTATATGCTTTATActctttacaattatttattggaCGACATATATCAGTGAAGCATATCGGGCTATGCACGAGTGA
- the LOC116767359 gene encoding glycine receptor subunit alpha-4-like isoform X1, translated as MWTQLMPLLALVALADGVSFAPNKELLECASQILYMDQYAYQLPTNYSRNIPPGKNTTVYIGVNVNRVSGVDENREEITLDVFLQASWEEARLKVPPGMPFIDLPWEFRQLIWTPDLYIWQLQTMKILSVLQEMASLRLYANRTVSVSIGATITIKCEMNFVLYPLDVQNCAIDFSSYKYTKEDVRFEWREVAPWFGLAGEQRREFRLPKYVVTFVTDKSNHIRNFGEGEHSAARLQIKLSRELRGYLLESYLPSSLFVIISWGSFCVIPEIVPGRMVLLVTTLLSLITMFDTVSTNSPDALELKCIEVWLISCTIFVFLALLEYFVVLFGIRYDKSWSRRRQDLRRAASAAQLAPPLHINHSQNLQRLGTPVTGTPQGGVFSPQLSVEDEGLKQQFSHQTIQRDSPILETMTAGDSSGSFLVRLAAMVDRGVMFCGAQHGALDKFALMIFPICFILFTIIYWTTYISEAYRAMHE; from the exons ATGTGGACGCAGCTGATGCCATTGCTGGCGCTCGTCGCGCTGGCGGATGGCGTTTCCTTCGCGCCTAACAAAGAACTGCTTGAATGTGCAAG CCAGATCCTGTATATGGACCAATATGCATACCAGCTTCCAACAAACTACAGTAGAAACATTCCACCTG GTAAAAATACGACAGTTTATATTGGAGTGAACGTCAATAGAGTTTCTGGAGTGGATGAAAATCGAGAG GAGATCACACTTGACGTTTTCCTGCAAGCATCATGGGAGGAGGCTAGATTAAAAGTTCCCCCCGGTATGCCTTTCATCGATCTACCCTGGGAATTCCGACAACTAATATGGACTCCGGATCTTTATATATGGCAGCTACAAACTATGAAAATTCTCTCAGTGCTCCAAGAAATGGCATCATTGAGACTATATGCTAATCGCACTGTCTCAGTCAGTATTGG tgctacaattacaataaaatgtgaaatGAACTTTGTTTTGTATCCATTGGACGTGCAAAACTGCGCGATAGACTTTAGCAgct ATAAGTACACAAAAGAAGATGTGCGGTTCGAATGGCGTGAAGTGGCGCCGTGGTTCGGGCTGGCCGGCGAACAACGCCGAGAGTTTCGTCTGCCAAAATACGTGGTCACATTTGTTACCGACAAAAGTAATCATATTCGCAATTTTGGTGAag GTGAACATTCAGCGGCGCGATTGcaaataaaactttcgcgTGAACTGAGAGGGTATCTTCTAGAGAGCTACCTACCATCGTCCTTATTTGTCATCATCTCCTGGGGAAGCTTCTGCGTTATCCCGGAAATTGTTCCGGGTCGTATGGTGCTGCTTGTCACGACATTACTGTCACTTATTACTATGTTTGACACTGTCAG CACTAACTCACCGGACGCGTTAGAGCTAAAGTGTATCGAGGTTTGGCTGATCTCATGCACTATATTCGTATTCCTGGCACTGCTGGAGTACTTCGTGGTGTTATTCGGCATCCGATATGACAAAAGTTGGAGCCGACGACGGCAAGACCTACGACGGGCCGCCTCTGCCGCGCAGCTGGCGCCGCCTCTGCATATTAACCATTCTCAA AATTTGCAGAGATTAGGCACACCCGTCACAGGCACGCCTCAAGGTGGAGTATTTTCACCGCAACTTAGTGTAGAAGATGAAGGATTAAAGCAACAGTTCTCTCACCAGACCATACAACGG GACTCGCCAATACTGGAGACAATGACAGCTGGTGATTCTTCGGGCAGTTTCTTGGTGAGACTTGCTGCCATGGTCGACCGCGGCGTCATGTTCTGTGGCGCCCAACACGGGGCACTTGACAAATTCGCCCTAATGATTTTTCCTATATGCTTTATActctttacaattatttattggaCGACATATATCAGTGAAGCATATCGGGCTATGCACGAGTGA